In the genome of Candidatus Reidiella endopervernicosa, one region contains:
- a CDS encoding DUF58 domain-containing protein: protein MLGEKLLNSGYFSDRFINRGSDPDAVEIDNRHLYILPTRHGVLFAGVLLVMLIGSINYSNNMGFMLTFLLGSLATASILHTYSNLKNITVRSGRLQPVFAGEQVEFIFHLDNPGRKSRHLILLNCNQYDGDVEEIEPGKHNTINLLMPTELRGWRYPGRIKVETTYPLGLFRAWSWIELRSRCLVYPKPEHNPPLPPLEAGEAEHGARQGEGMEDFAGFRNYHSGDPLRHVAWKVVARGQPMMLKQFSGSAGGSVWFEWEEMVGLSTEQRLSRLCRWVVDADREGVEYGLKMPDRHFAPASGERHRRQILEHLALYGLDDSDGRLAEHA from the coding sequence ATGCTCGGCGAAAAGCTGCTCAACTCCGGCTACTTCTCCGACCGCTTTATTAATCGCGGTAGCGATCCCGATGCGGTCGAGATCGACAACCGTCATCTCTATATCCTGCCGACCCGCCACGGGGTACTGTTCGCTGGCGTGCTGCTGGTGATGCTGATCGGCTCGATCAACTACAGCAACAACATGGGCTTTATGCTCACCTTCCTACTCGGCAGCCTCGCCACCGCCTCGATCCTGCACACCTACAGCAACCTGAAAAACATCACCGTGCGTAGCGGTCGACTGCAACCGGTCTTTGCCGGTGAGCAGGTGGAATTCATCTTCCACCTCGACAATCCGGGTAGAAAATCGCGTCACCTGATCCTACTCAACTGCAACCAATATGACGGCGATGTTGAGGAGATCGAACCGGGCAAACACAACACTATCAATCTACTCATGCCAACCGAGCTGCGTGGCTGGCGCTATCCCGGCAGAATCAAGGTCGAGACCACCTATCCACTCGGTCTGTTCCGCGCCTGGAGCTGGATCGAGCTGCGCAGCCGCTGCCTGGTCTACCCCAAACCGGAACACAATCCGCCCCTGCCGCCGCTTGAGGCGGGTGAGGCAGAGCACGGCGCCCGGCAGGGTGAGGGAATGGAGGACTTTGCCGGCTTTCGTAACTACCACAGCGGCGACCCGCTGCGTCACGTCGCCTGGAAGGTGGTGGCACGGGGTCAACCGATGATGCTCAAGCAGTTCTCCGGCAGTGCCGGCGGTAGTGTCTGGTTCGAGTGGGAAGAGATGGTGGGTCTCAGCACCGAACAGCGCCTCTCCCGCCTCTGCCGCTGGGTGGTCGATGCCGATCGTGAAGGCGTTGAGTATGGACTGAAAATGCCCGATCGCCACTTCGCCCCGGCCAGCGGTGAGCGCCATCGTCGCCAGATCCTCGAGCACCTCGCCCTCTACGGTCTTGACGACTCCGACGGGCGCTTAGCTGAGCATGCGTAA
- a CDS encoding MinD/ParA family protein produces MSQSTSPAHKTEVIVIAITSGKGGVGKTSVSTNLGIALASRGQRVCIFDADTGMANINVLLGKSPELTLEHLLSGEHTIDEILIEGPHGVQIVPAASGIADCAQLNHSQHQRLIEALRELESRFDYLLIDTAAGASDTVLEFLRAAQQMVVVITPDPTSMTNAFSLLKIAKNRHIDTPAYILTNQVPNHQKSLEIFQRFQDATKSICRESLFLRKFVLGIQAQANSKTSRDRLCLRRRPSCVRCVITSSLLYTTPSVTLRRHKAAAASSPSFARALNYE; encoded by the coding sequence CCTCTCCAGCACACAAAACCGAGGTCATCGTCATCGCCATTACCAGTGGCAAGGGTGGCGTCGGAAAGACCAGCGTCAGCACCAACCTCGGCATCGCCCTCGCCTCACGCGGTCAACGCGTCTGTATCTTCGACGCCGACACCGGCATGGCCAACATTAACGTTCTGCTTGGGAAGAGCCCCGAACTGACCCTGGAGCACCTGCTCAGCGGTGAGCACACGATTGATGAGATCTTGATCGAAGGTCCACATGGGGTACAGATCGTGCCGGCCGCCTCCGGTATCGCCGATTGCGCACAGCTCAACCACAGCCAGCATCAACGATTGATTGAGGCGCTACGCGAGCTGGAGTCACGTTTCGATTATCTGCTGATCGACACCGCTGCGGGTGCCAGTGACACCGTGCTGGAGTTTCTACGCGCGGCCCAACAGATGGTAGTGGTGATTACTCCCGATCCCACCTCGATGACCAACGCCTTCTCGCTGCTGAAGATCGCCAAGAATCGTCACATCGACACCCCGGCCTACATTCTTACCAACCAGGTACCGAATCATCAGAAGAGTCTGGAGATTTTTCAGCGCTTTCAGGATGCCACTAAAAGTATCTGCCGGGAGTCGCTATTTTTGCGAAAGTTTGTTTTGGGCATCCAAGCCCAAGCAAACAGCAAAACTTCACGCGACCGTTTATGCCTGCGGCGCCGACCGTCCTGCGTACGTTGCGTAATCACCTCTTCGCTGCTCTACACAACTCCCTCAGTGACTCTACGCCGACATAAAGCCGCTGCTGCATCTTCTCCGTCGTTCGCTCGCGCTCTCAACTACGAATAG
- the galU gene encoding UTP--glucose-1-phosphate uridylyltransferase GalU, which translates to MIRKCLFPAAGYGTRFLPATKSMPKEMLPIVNKPLIQYGVEEALNAGMYDIAIITGRSKRAIEDHFDISYELEHQISGTDKENHLTEIRKIIKECTFSYTRQIEMRGLGDAILTGETLIGNEPFGVILADDLCVGDGDEVMKQMLKTYEKYRCSVVAIQEVDQSEVDKYGVIGGSAIDEDTYMVSSMMEKPSPKEAPSNLAVIGRYILTPDIFDVLRRTPTGKNGELQITDALQTQASENMVVGCKFRGKRFDCGSIDGFVEATNYFYEQTKGE; encoded by the coding sequence ATGATTCGTAAATGCCTCTTCCCAGCTGCCGGATACGGTACCCGTTTCCTGCCTGCGACCAAGTCGATGCCGAAGGAGATGTTGCCGATCGTCAACAAACCGTTGATTCAGTACGGTGTCGAAGAGGCGCTTAATGCGGGTATGTACGATATCGCGATTATTACCGGTCGTAGCAAACGTGCCATCGAGGATCACTTCGATATCAGCTATGAACTGGAACATCAGATTAGCGGTACCGATAAGGAGAACCATCTCACCGAGATCCGCAAGATCATCAAGGAGTGCACCTTCTCCTACACCCGTCAGATTGAGATGCGTGGTCTGGGTGATGCGATCCTCACCGGTGAGACGCTGATCGGTAATGAACCGTTTGGGGTGATTCTTGCCGATGACCTCTGTGTCGGTGACGGTGACGAGGTGATGAAGCAGATGCTCAAAACCTATGAGAAGTATCGCTGTAGCGTGGTTGCGATCCAGGAGGTCGATCAGAGTGAGGTCGATAAGTATGGTGTGATCGGAGGTAGTGCGATCGATGAAGACACCTATATGGTCTCCTCAATGATGGAGAAGCCCTCGCCAAAGGAGGCGCCGAGTAATCTGGCGGTGATTGGCCGCTATATCCTGACTCCCGATATCTTCGATGTGCTGCGTCGTACTCCGACTGGAAAAAATGGTGAGCTGCAGATTACCGATGCGTTGCAGACCCAGGCGAGTGAGAACATGGTGGTGGGGTGTAAGTTTCGAGGGAAGCGTTTCGACTGCGGTAGCATCGACGGCTTTGTCGAGGCGACCAACTATTTCTACGAACAGACGAAGGGCGAATAG
- a CDS encoding DUF748 domain-containing protein, with the protein MTTEQLATTIGTETKSGIDQLTIDSTTSLSHSEVGAMKLDFDGTIDARGARYRRADIAYRNQQLTYKGNAQITLPVEHSPSVVINGDISHKQLALALAENHLNVSQQQGAWSGNIYVKENKPSATGSLSSGTTQIDDSNKQLTLARYHHLNAKEIELRAIDDLTIGSLRSEQLTLLKPHTTNSDEKSEQLFNSGSLTLDNLHYQADQITAINSITLDNMALLLRRTAKGEIALINQLQSGKSDKSDPGSKQQIPIKIQQIKVTGKSHLDFVDEAITPNYKNRITLKQLAVNQIDSSTPSTGSPFELKANIGSYTHLAFGGELYPFAEHPTLKLKGDIDTLDLPPLSPYTIQSLGYELTSGHASAEIELEIDAGKLKGENRVKLNNLEVDAADPEKMEHLSNQLSMPLDSALSLLRDDENNIKLKLPLGGDLAHPEFSLANTINQALGKAMKTTAMTYLKYYFQPYGTLIAIAELAEAAASAVRLDPITYPATISSLNPEQIKYLEKVGKLMQEHKQIRVRLCGKANESEIKALLAAKQKAAAKESGEPSAAKTAEEKQPVVAPQMTPELEQQLTEVARARAETIQKHLMEHYQIEAERLFVCNPKIETDSDEKPRVELLI; encoded by the coding sequence TTGACGACCGAGCAACTGGCGACAACGATTGGAACCGAGACCAAGAGCGGCATTGATCAGCTGACGATCGATAGCACCACCAGCCTCAGTCACTCCGAGGTTGGTGCAATGAAACTCGATTTTGACGGCACCATTGATGCCAGGGGGGCGCGTTATCGGAGAGCCGATATCGCCTACCGAAACCAGCAGCTCACCTATAAGGGTAATGCACAAATCACTCTGCCAGTGGAACACTCACCCAGCGTCGTGATCAATGGTGACATTAGCCACAAGCAGCTCGCCCTTGCACTCGCCGAGAACCATCTCAATGTGTCACAGCAACAGGGGGCGTGGTCGGGCAACATCTACGTTAAAGAGAACAAGCCATCAGCAACCGGTTCGCTGAGCAGCGGAACCACCCAAATCGATGACAGCAACAAACAACTTACCCTGGCGCGTTATCACCATTTGAACGCAAAAGAGATCGAACTCAGGGCCATTGATGATCTCACCATCGGCTCACTCCGCAGCGAACAACTTACACTGTTAAAGCCACATACAACCAACAGCGATGAGAAGAGTGAGCAACTCTTTAATAGCGGCTCCCTCACACTCGATAACCTTCACTATCAAGCCGATCAGATAACCGCGATCAACTCGATTACGCTCGATAACATGGCGCTACTATTACGCCGTACAGCAAAGGGTGAGATTGCCTTAATCAATCAGTTACAGAGCGGCAAATCGGACAAGTCAGATCCCGGCAGCAAGCAGCAGATACCGATCAAGATCCAACAGATCAAGGTAACTGGTAAGAGTCATCTCGACTTCGTCGACGAGGCGATCACACCAAACTATAAAAACCGAATCACTTTAAAGCAGCTTGCGGTTAATCAGATCGACAGCAGTACACCCAGCACGGGTAGTCCCTTCGAGCTTAAGGCCAATATCGGTAGCTATACACACCTCGCCTTCGGCGGTGAACTCTACCCCTTCGCCGAACACCCCACTCTCAAACTGAAGGGTGATATCGACACCCTCGACCTGCCACCGCTCTCCCCCTACACCATCCAGTCACTCGGATATGAGCTGACCAGTGGCCACGCCAGCGCTGAGATCGAACTCGAGATCGACGCCGGCAAACTCAAGGGTGAGAACAGGGTAAAACTCAACAACCTCGAGGTCGATGCCGCCGACCCGGAGAAGATGGAACACCTGTCCAATCAGCTCTCGATGCCTCTAGATTCGGCCCTCTCGCTGCTGCGTGATGATGAGAACAACATCAAACTGAAACTACCTCTAGGCGGCGATCTTGCCCATCCCGAGTTCAGTCTCGCCAACACCATTAATCAGGCGCTCGGCAAGGCGATGAAGACCACCGCCATGACCTACCTGAAATACTACTTCCAACCCTATGGCACCCTGATCGCCATCGCTGAGCTAGCAGAAGCGGCAGCCTCGGCGGTACGACTCGATCCAATCACCTACCCAGCCACGATCTCTTCGCTTAACCCTGAGCAGATCAAATACCTGGAGAAGGTCGGCAAGCTGATGCAGGAGCACAAGCAGATCCGTGTGCGTCTCTGCGGCAAGGCCAACGAAAGTGAGATAAAAGCGCTCCTGGCGGCTAAACAGAAGGCAGCCGCTAAGGAGAGTGGGGAGCCATCAGCTGCCAAAACAGCCGAAGAGAAACAGCCTGTCGTTGCACCGCAGATGACGCCTGAACTGGAACAGCAGCTGACCGAAGTTGCCCGAGCGCGTGCCGAGACGATCCAGAAACACCTGATGGAACACTACCAGATCGAGGCCGAGCGGCTGTTTGTCTGCAATCCCAAGATTGAAACGGATAGCGACGAGAAGCCTCGGGTTGAACTACTGATATAG
- a CDS encoding PilZ domain-containing protein, with protein MYEDIQARHKKGSEKRAAAKKPAVAKPRQLTGTSAATELTAEEIEQMMLEQWRTLDIDQPEPLSMQYFSERTEARLEMSTAALLHHDEGGVELTTRDISPSGLCAITRTPIFLDEGSVVDIEIPAIEGKIGTVRSGYTILNVDHTKAGIQLRLQHSESDPDHRKAIDAFIDANNSRYRVDVSDELLTANALLTERLYTLSSALLPLFFCGDTDGARVGLVGVSDGNRAMLEQFKKGESGFDLSPFMQPHRLQHFLSCNTEQSCPEPLMMIFGSRYFAEACFGHPSPSKRQILNATVYAYGAPTSCVRCVITSSRLYTLPQ; from the coding sequence ATGTATGAAGATATCCAGGCTCGCCATAAAAAGGGGAGCGAGAAACGTGCTGCTGCGAAAAAACCGGCGGTTGCCAAACCACGCCAGCTCACTGGCACATCCGCTGCAACCGAACTGACCGCAGAAGAGATTGAGCAGATGATGCTCGAGCAGTGGCGCACCCTCGATATTGATCAACCCGAACCGCTCTCGATGCAGTACTTCTCTGAACGCACCGAGGCGCGTCTAGAGATGTCCACAGCCGCACTACTGCATCATGATGAGGGTGGCGTGGAGCTGACCACACGCGACATCTCTCCCAGCGGTCTCTGTGCCATCACCCGCACGCCGATCTTCTTAGATGAAGGCAGCGTGGTCGATATCGAGATTCCCGCCATTGAGGGCAAGATCGGCACAGTACGCTCGGGCTACACCATCCTCAACGTCGACCACACCAAGGCGGGAATCCAGCTACGGCTGCAGCATAGTGAGAGTGATCCAGACCATCGCAAAGCGATCGATGCCTTTATCGATGCCAATAATTCACGCTACCGGGTCGATGTCAGTGATGAGCTGCTGACTGCCAATGCACTTCTCACCGAACGGCTCTACACCCTCTCCAGCGCTCTGCTGCCACTCTTCTTCTGCGGTGACACCGACGGAGCACGGGTCGGTCTGGTTGGCGTGAGTGATGGTAACCGGGCCATGCTCGAACAGTTTAAGAAGGGTGAGAGTGGTTTCGACCTCAGTCCCTTTATGCAGCCACACCGACTCCAACACTTCTTGAGTTGTAACACGGAACAGAGCTGTCCCGAACCGCTGATGATGATCTTCGGGAGTCGCTATTTTGCGGAAGCATGTTTTGGGCATCCAAGCCCAAGCAAGCGGCAAATACTTAACGCGACCGTTTATGCCTACGGCGCCCCGACGTCCTGCGTACGTTGCGTAATCACCTCTTCGCGGCTCTACACACTCCCTCAGTGA
- a CDS encoding transglutaminase TgpA family protein: MRNYHSPIHHATIAWLMLSLVLVIAPHTTRLPIWIPLVGLGFGLWRWLAAKRRLPLPGTLLRVIMLVAIAVGVFLSYGRLFGRDAGTAWLIILIALKLIELRTHRDAVIVVLLAYFLVITNFLFTQSIPTAIYMILIVIVITSTLIAINYMERDPLPIKRRLRISATLLAQAVPMMLVLFVLFPRVPGPLWSLPKDAHSSLSGLDDSMSPGSISELIQSGGTAFRVEFIDPAPPSELRYWRGPVLWHFDGRRWSGGFSKRDLPHDDFTPVGDPVRYSVTLEPHNRRWLFALELPDTLPLNSSLSGDYRLLAASPVRERLRYQLSSYPAFKFGELISHEAKLAALQLPDNGISRSRALAAQWRAASRSDREVVNRALNHFNQQPFVYTLRPPLLGNRPVDQFLFDSQRGFCEHYAGAFTVLMRAASIPARVVTGYLGGERNPLDEFYTVRNSDAHAWSEVWLEGEGWRRIDPTGAVAPERVEEGIEASLPDDAPLPILLRSNNTLLKQFRFSIDALNNGWNQWVLGYGDKTQREFLAKLGIGLDSWEGMAIGLLTSMGTLFAIITALMLWRHGRQHHVTPLQRLYRRFCAKLAKAGINRNPYEGPEDFAQRVIKQRPDLRQAVRSITKRYIQLNYAGSSDASQLKALQIAVTRFSASR, encoded by the coding sequence ATGCGTAACTACCACTCGCCGATCCACCACGCCACCATCGCCTGGCTGATGCTCTCATTGGTGCTGGTAATCGCTCCACACACGACCCGGTTACCAATCTGGATACCGCTGGTTGGCCTCGGCTTCGGTCTGTGGCGTTGGCTCGCAGCCAAGCGACGACTGCCGTTACCGGGCACCCTGTTACGCGTGATCATGTTGGTGGCAATCGCGGTGGGCGTCTTTCTCAGTTACGGCCGTCTCTTCGGTCGCGATGCCGGTACCGCCTGGCTGATAATTCTCATCGCCCTGAAGCTAATCGAACTACGCACCCACCGTGATGCGGTGATCGTGGTACTGCTAGCCTACTTCCTGGTAATCACTAACTTCCTGTTTACTCAATCAATTCCAACCGCGATCTATATGATATTAATTGTAATCGTGATCACCTCGACACTGATTGCGATCAACTACATGGAGCGCGATCCGCTGCCGATCAAGCGGCGCCTACGTATCTCCGCCACCCTGTTGGCCCAGGCGGTACCGATGATGCTGGTGCTGTTTGTACTCTTTCCCCGCGTGCCGGGCCCCCTCTGGAGCCTGCCTAAGGATGCCCACAGCAGCCTCAGCGGGCTGGATGATTCGATGAGTCCCGGCTCGATCAGTGAGTTGATCCAGTCGGGTGGCACCGCCTTTCGCGTTGAGTTCATCGACCCAGCTCCGCCGAGCGAGCTGCGCTACTGGCGCGGACCGGTGCTGTGGCACTTCGACGGCCGACGCTGGAGCGGCGGTTTCAGTAAACGTGATCTGCCACACGATGACTTCACCCCGGTCGGTGACCCAGTGCGTTACAGCGTCACCCTCGAGCCCCACAACCGGCGTTGGCTCTTCGCACTGGAACTCCCCGACACACTTCCGCTCAATAGCAGCCTCAGTGGTGACTATCGACTGCTGGCCGCTTCCCCGGTTCGGGAACGGCTGCGTTATCAGCTCAGCTCCTATCCCGCCTTCAAGTTTGGTGAACTGATCAGCCACGAGGCGAAACTAGCCGCACTGCAGCTACCCGATAACGGTATCAGCCGCAGCCGCGCACTGGCTGCGCAGTGGCGAGCCGCCTCGAGATCTGATCGCGAAGTCGTCAATCGTGCCCTCAACCACTTCAATCAACAGCCCTTTGTCTACACCCTGCGTCCACCGCTGCTCGGTAACCGCCCGGTCGATCAGTTCCTGTTCGATAGCCAGCGCGGTTTCTGTGAACACTACGCCGGTGCCTTCACCGTGTTGATGCGTGCCGCCAGCATTCCGGCTCGGGTGGTTACTGGCTACCTGGGCGGTGAGCGGAATCCGCTCGATGAGTTCTACACCGTACGCAACTCCGATGCCCACGCCTGGTCGGAGGTGTGGCTTGAAGGTGAAGGTTGGCGACGCATCGATCCAACCGGCGCCGTGGCCCCCGAACGCGTCGAAGAGGGCATTGAGGCCTCACTGCCCGATGACGCCCCCCTGCCGATTCTGCTACGCAGCAACAATACCCTGTTGAAGCAGTTCCGATTCTCGATTGATGCGCTCAACAACGGCTGGAATCAGTGGGTACTCGGTTACGGCGATAAGACACAACGCGAGTTTCTGGCGAAGCTCGGCATTGGACTCGATAGCTGGGAGGGAATGGCGATTGGGCTACTCACCTCGATGGGAACACTCTTTGCCATCATCACTGCGCTGATGCTCTGGCGTCACGGGCGCCAGCATCACGTCACTCCACTGCAACGCCTCTATCGGCGTTTTTGCGCAAAACTAGCCAAGGCAGGTATCAACCGGAATCCCTATGAGGGTCCGGAAGATTTTGCTCAACGAGTGATCAAGCAGCGCCCCGATCTTCGTCAGGCTGTCAGGTCGATTACCAAACGCTATATTCAGCTCAACTATGCGGGCAGTAGCGATGCGTCACAGTTAAAGGCGTTACAGATAGCGGTGACTCGCTTCTCCGCTAGCCGATAA
- a CDS encoding 2Fe-2S iron-sulfur cluster-binding protein: MGYSVKLANSSHQFVAEFGDSLLDAALRSGIHLHFGCSSGNCGECKARLLSGELAEIKHHDYRLSEAELKENTVLLCRASAGSDLLLDAAEIIDTGEVPLQRVATKVSKIERIGDEIILLQLRTPRTQRLQFLPGQHISLKLPNGLQRDLAIGSCPCNGMVLQFHLQRREGDPFYEFIFEQLGSSDRIEINGPFGEVTLDGDSDRPIVLIAEGTNFAPIKSLIEQAINLDMTQSIWLYWLAEGEQGHYLDNYCRSWVQTLDHFSYQPITTHDGNGIDLSLELLMQLATDEAYDIYVAMDEVHAELLVKSILVRRGEQDAIRVLQWRREPRGEINAALVS; the protein is encoded by the coding sequence ATGGGTTACTCGGTAAAGCTGGCTAATAGTAGTCATCAGTTTGTGGCTGAATTTGGCGACTCGCTACTCGATGCTGCATTGCGTTCAGGTATCCATCTCCATTTTGGTTGTAGCAGCGGTAACTGCGGTGAATGTAAGGCACGGCTATTGTCGGGCGAGTTGGCCGAGATAAAACACCACGACTACCGCCTCAGCGAGGCTGAACTTAAAGAGAACACGGTACTGCTCTGCAGGGCTTCGGCAGGAAGTGATCTGCTGCTTGATGCCGCTGAGATTATCGATACCGGCGAGGTGCCGTTACAGCGAGTCGCGACTAAGGTATCTAAGATCGAGCGGATTGGAGATGAGATCATTCTGCTGCAGCTGCGCACGCCGCGTACGCAGCGTCTACAGTTTCTTCCTGGGCAACATATATCACTCAAACTACCGAACGGATTGCAGCGTGATCTCGCTATCGGCAGTTGTCCCTGTAACGGCATGGTGCTTCAGTTTCATCTGCAGCGAAGAGAGGGTGATCCCTTTTATGAATTTATCTTTGAGCAACTGGGTAGTTCCGACCGAATCGAGATCAACGGCCCCTTCGGGGAGGTGACGCTTGATGGTGATTCGGATCGTCCGATTGTCTTGATTGCTGAAGGAACCAACTTCGCGCCGATCAAGAGTCTGATCGAGCAGGCGATCAATCTCGATATGACACAGTCCATATGGCTCTATTGGCTGGCAGAGGGTGAACAGGGTCACTACCTCGATAACTACTGTCGCTCCTGGGTGCAGACGCTAGACCACTTTAGTTACCAACCGATAACAACCCATGACGGCAACGGCATCGATCTATCTTTAGAGCTGCTCATGCAGCTCGCTACTGACGAGGCTTACGATATCTATGTCGCCATGGATGAGGTGCATGCTGAACTGTTGGTTAAATCGATTCTCGTACGACGAGGTGAACAGGATGCGATCCGTGTGCTGCAGTGGAGAAGAGAACCGCGAGGCGAAATCAACGCTGCATTAGTGAGTTGA
- a CDS encoding AAA family ATPase gives MKQTIDTIVAQASEVILGKQAQIRLALACLLARGHLLIEDLPGMGKTTLSHLLAQLLGLSFQRIQFTSDLLPADILGISIYDREQGSFTFHPGPIFSQFILADEVNRATPKTQSALLEAMEEHQVTTEGETRKLAEPFFVIATQNPGHHIGTFPLPESQLDRFLMRIDMGYPDREAERALLRGESRRDLLTAIQPVTTAEELQAMQRRVPEIHVSDALLDYLQALVEFSREAPQFENGLSPRASLALLRASQAWALIDGRDYVIPEDIQSVLPAVAGHRLSGGDPALSASELLLTSVAIP, from the coding sequence ATGAAGCAGACCATCGACACCATCGTCGCTCAGGCGAGTGAGGTTATCCTCGGTAAGCAGGCGCAGATCCGCCTTGCCCTCGCCTGCCTGCTGGCACGCGGCCACCTGCTGATCGAGGATCTGCCCGGTATGGGCAAGACCACCCTCTCCCATCTACTCGCACAGCTACTCGGCCTCTCATTTCAGCGCATTCAGTTCACCAGCGATCTACTCCCGGCCGATATTCTCGGCATCTCCATCTACGACCGTGAACAGGGCAGCTTCACCTTCCACCCCGGCCCGATCTTCTCGCAATTCATCCTTGCCGATGAGGTCAACCGCGCCACACCCAAGACCCAGAGCGCCCTGCTCGAGGCGATGGAGGAGCACCAGGTGACCACAGAGGGCGAGACACGCAAATTGGCTGAGCCCTTCTTTGTCATCGCCACGCAGAATCCCGGCCACCATATCGGCACCTTCCCACTGCCCGAGTCGCAGCTAGACCGCTTTTTGATGCGTATCGATATGGGTTATCCCGATCGCGAGGCCGAGCGCGCCCTACTGCGCGGTGAGAGTCGTCGTGATCTGCTCACCGCCATTCAACCGGTCACCACCGCCGAAGAGCTGCAGGCAATGCAGCGTCGGGTTCCCGAGATCCACGTATCAGATGCACTGCTCGACTACCTGCAGGCGCTGGTCGAGTTCTCACGTGAAGCACCACAGTTTGAGAACGGTCTCTCACCTCGCGCCTCGCTGGCCCTGTTGCGCGCCTCACAGGCGTGGGCATTGATCGATGGCCGTGACTACGTCATCCCCGAAGATATTCAGAGCGTACTGCCCGCCGTTGCCGGTCACCGTCTCAGTGGTGGCGATCCGGCCCTTTCGGCGAGCGAACTGCTGCTCACCTCCGTGGCTATTCCCTGA
- a CDS encoding PilZ domain-containing protein, whose protein sequence is MAVSDRDAASGSLISATDFEFATRSDWVNFVISHQKHPGFQLLKLVISPYHKPSCRKMIACLNQVAENNYDSAENILKMVDEISAVGIVSDMTEVAEQWMFSDAIPDAVTIPNKVLELGQGELPNQPEIVTLGRDIQRREPRYLIKTSVVLTIGEQRIESNTVNLSVGGVSIALDEHELEINPRQIVEISFQRYAEQTGKNFLKHVSYQVVSLSGNPRCLHLSRLFDRDSNAAVDQVDKSTSRSPTFSATFSNAMPKSCRSTIATPSPPLRPAPWRRSQPPAPRPFR, encoded by the coding sequence ATGGCGGTCAGCGATCGCGACGCCGCCAGTGGATCACTGATTTCAGCTACCGATTTTGAGTTTGCCACTCGTAGTGATTGGGTAAACTTTGTTATCTCTCACCAGAAACACCCCGGCTTTCAGCTCTTAAAACTGGTGATATCCCCTTACCACAAACCCTCCTGTCGCAAGATGATCGCCTGCCTGAATCAGGTGGCAGAGAATAACTACGACAGCGCTGAGAACATCCTGAAGATGGTCGATGAAATCAGTGCGGTCGGCATCGTCTCCGACATGACCGAGGTCGCTGAACAGTGGATGTTCAGTGATGCGATCCCTGACGCGGTTACCATACCCAACAAAGTGCTAGAGCTCGGTCAGGGTGAGTTACCCAATCAGCCCGAGATTGTCACCCTCGGCCGCGATATTCAGCGCCGAGAACCGCGATACCTGATCAAAACCAGCGTGGTACTCACCATTGGTGAACAGCGCATTGAATCCAATACCGTCAATCTATCGGTTGGTGGTGTCAGCATTGCACTTGATGAGCACGAACTCGAGATTAATCCACGACAGATCGTTGAGATAAGCTTCCAGCGTTACGCTGAGCAGACAGGCAAAAACTTTCTCAAGCACGTTAGCTACCAGGTTGTCAGCCTCAGCGGAAATCCCCGTTGCCTACACCTCAGCCGCCTCTTTGATCGCGACAGCAACGCCGCCGTCGATCAAGTCGACAAGTCGACAAGTCGGTCACCGACTTTTTCCGCAACGTTTTCAAACGCAATGCCGAAAAGCTGCAGGTCGACTATAGCGACACCATCTCCACCGCTCAGACCCGCACCCTGGAGGCGATCGCAACCGCCAGCACCTCGACCATTCCGTTGA
- a CDS encoding TusE/DsrC/DsvC family sulfur relay protein, which yields MRTNPFAIRDEKLIVDGQEIITDQEGYIQNMDDWSESFAVAQAAKEGLELTDEHWDVIRYIRDYYEEHCVQAEVRKMIKYFAKLWGPERGNNHHLHDLFPYGGPQKQGNRLAGIRRTKGEH from the coding sequence ATGAGAACTAATCCGTTTGCAATTCGTGATGAGAAGTTGATAGTTGATGGTCAGGAGATCATCACCGATCAAGAGGGTTACATCCAGAATATGGATGATTGGTCAGAGTCTTTTGCAGTGGCGCAGGCCGCTAAAGAGGGGCTGGAACTGACTGATGAGCACTGGGATGTGATTCGCTATATCCGCGATTACTACGAAGAACACTGCGTCCAGGCAGAGGTACGAAAGATGATCAAGTACTTTGCCAAGTTATGGGGACCAGAGCGTGGTAATAACCATCATCTGCACGACCTCTTTCCCTACGGCGGCCCACAGAAACAGGGCAACCGTCTGGCAGGAATCCGTCGTACCAAGGGTGAGCATTAA